The Chloroflexi bacterium ADurb.Bin180 genome segment ACTATGACTCGGGTTCCATCCTGCTGGACGGCATCGAGCTCAAACGCTATCCCCGCCGCTACCTGCGGCAGCAGATCGGCATCGTCGAACAGGAACCGTTCCTCTTCTCTCGTACCATTCGTGAGAACATCCGCTATGGTGTTGACCGCGTGGTCAGCGACGACGAAATCGAGCAGGCCGCGCGCTCTGCGGCGATCGACAACGAGATCCGCGCTTTTTCCCAGGGCTACGACACCCTGCTGGGCGAAAGGGGCATCACCCTGTCCGGCGGTCAGAAGCAGCGCGTTGCCATCGCCCGCACACTGCTCAAGAACCCGCGCATCCTCATCCTGGACGACTCGACCTCCTCTGTAGACGCCGAGACCGAGGCCCTCCTGCGCTCGGCCCTCGACCGCCTGCTGGCGGGTCGAACCACCTTTGTCATCGCCCACCGCGTACAGAGTCTGATGACCGCCGACGAGATCCTGGTCTTGAAGCAGGGTCGCATCGTGCAGCGCGGCACCCACGCCTCCCTGCTGACCGAGGAGGGCCCCTACCGCCAGATCTACAACCTGCAGGTGCGCATCGAGACGGAACTGGAACGTGAGCTGTCCTCGGCCGACAAGGATCACCAGTGATAGACACCGAGCTCGATCAGGAACTCAACAAGGCCCGCCCGGCTGCGGCGACGATGCGCCGTATCCTGGCCCTTGCCGCGCCCTACCCCCGCACCACGGTTGGCTTTCTGCTCGCCGTCGCCGTCGTTTCCGTCCTCGACTCGGGCTATTCGATGATTCGGCGCGCCATCCTCGACCGCTACGTTATGCTCGGCGAGCGGACCATTCTGGCTCCAGCACTGTGGGCCTATCTGGGCACCATCTTCCTAGAGGCCCTCTGCGTTCTGGCCTTTATCTACCTGGTCGGCATGCTCGGTGAACGAATCGAGTACGACCTGCGTCGGCGCCTGTTCAGTCACCTGCAGGACCTGTCCTTCTCCTACTTTGACCGTACCCCCGTCGGCTGGCTGATGGCGCGCGTCACCTCAGATACCGAGAGGCTCGCGCAGCTCGTAACCTGGGGTGCGCTCGACGTGGTCTGGGGCATTGTTAACATCGCCGCCTCGCTCACCTTTATGTCCATCATCAACTGGCGTTTGACCCTGGTGGTCATCGCCTCCCTTCCCGTGCTGGCCTGGGTCGCCGTCCAGTTCAGCGAGCGGATTCTGATCGAGTTCCGTCGGGTTCGCCGCCACAACTCGATGATCACCGCATCGTTCAACGAGAACATCACCGGCGTCAGGGTCGTCAAGGCACTGGGCCGAGAAAAGGCCAACCTGACCGAGTTCAGTGCCCTGACGCAGCAGATGCACGATTCCAGCTACCGTGCGGCGCGCCTGTCGGCGCTCTTCCTGCCGGCGGTAGAGATGATCAGCGCCGTGACCGCCGCCGCTGTGATGGCCCTCACCGGCTGGCAGTCGCGTGTCGCCGGGCTGACCATCGGCGACGTCCAGGCGTTTGTGTACCTCATCGCCTCGATGCTCTGGCCCATTCAGGACCTGGCTCGCGTCTATGCCGAGATGCAGCACGCGGTGGCCTCGGCCGAACGCATCTTTGGACTGCTGGACACGCCCCCTGACATCCGCGACCGCCCTGACGCCATTGACCCGGGAACGATCCTGGGCGACATCGAGTTCGACCACGTCGGCTTTTACTACGATGCGGACAAGCCGGTCTTGTCCGACTTGAGCCTCTCGGTTCGTGCCGGCGAGATGATCGCTCTGGTGGGCCCGACCGGCGGCGGCAAGTCGACCATCGTCAATCTGCTGTGCCGCTTCTACGAGCCGCGCTCTGGCACGATCCGCTTTGGCGGCAGGGACTATCTGCAGCTCTCCTTGCATGCCATTCAGTCCCGGCTGGGAGTGGTCCTGCAGACCCCGCACCTCTTCTCGGGAACGTTGCGTGAGAACATCCGCTATGGTCGCCTTTCGGCCACTGACGCTGAGGTAGAGGAAGCTGCGCGGATGGTCGGGGCCGCTGGCTTTATTCAGCGGATGGAGCGGGGGTTCGATTCGCCAGTCGGTGAAGGCGGCCAGCTCCTGTCGGTGGGCCAGAAGCAGTTGATCAGCCTCTGCCGCGCAGTGCTCGCCCGCCCCGAGCTGCTGGTTATGGATGAGGCTACGTCCTCGGTGGACACGCTGACCGAGGCGCTCATCCAGAAGGGGATGGAAACCCTGCTCACCGGGCGCACCAGCTTTGTCATCGCGCACCGCCTCTCTACCATCAAGCGTGCCGACCGCATTCTCTTCATCGATGGCGGGCGCATCGTCGAGTCAGGAACACACCGCGAGCTGCTACGCCAGCGCGGGCGCTACTACAATCTGTACACCAGGCAGTTCCGCCGCGACCTCGAGAGCGAGCAGGAAGAGTTCGGCCCTGGCGAGGCCGAGCTCCTGTCCCAGGTATCCTAGCAGCCAGGTGTCGCTCAGAGCGGCAGAAAGGAGAGCTCGATGACCATCAAACAACTGGTAGTGGTCGCGGACCACTCCTGGCCGAACATAGCGGAGGTTTTGCGTGCTCTGGCGGCTCTGGCTGCCCGCGACGGCGCCGTGGTCCTGTTCGACGGCAACGTGCACAGCGGCCGCCTGGCGGAGCAGCTCTGTGCCTCCCCTGCCGAGGTGGTTCGCTTCGTTGGCGGCAGGGTGGCCGCGATTGACCCGACTCGCTGTGACGGCTGCGGCCTATGTCTGTCGGCCTGCCGCCTGTGCGCGATCCAGCGGACCGATTCCGGCATAGCGATTGATCCTGCCATCTGCGAGGCCTGCCAATCCTGCTACTACCAGTGCCCCATCCACGCTATCGACATGCTGGAGCGGGATACGGGCACCTGGACCAGGTCTACCTGGGCGATGGGGGCGCTTTTCTCGGCCAGGCTAGACGTGGGCCAGCCAGACTCGGGCAAGCTGCTCAACGTGGCGCGCCTGCAGGCCCGCACGGCAGCAATGGCGGCGCGCCCTGCGACGCTGATCGTGGCTGCGCCAGCGGACCAGCCAGAGGCGGTCTCATCCTGCCTGTTTGGCGCTGACCTGGCGCTCTTGCTGGTCACCTCAGAGCAGGACCTCCAGGGCCTCGGCGCGCAGAGTGCGATGGCCGCAACGGCACGCGTCCGCGCGATGGCCCTGGACTGCGCGTCGCAGGGGCTGGAGCCGCTGCGCGGCCAGGTCGAGGCGGTGTGTCGTGACCTCGCGCTGGACCTGGCAGTGGCGTCGCCTCCCCTGCACCGCGAGAGCACCGCCAGCCCCGCAGCGGCGCAGTCCGTCGGGTCGCTCAGCCAGGCCTGGCCGGGCATCCGCCGTCGTCTGTGGGTCCGGTGACCAGAGACCCGACCGATGATGTACGAGCGCTACGCCGAGGTATATGACGAGTCCGGGCAGATTGGCTTTAGCCTGCGCATGCTCGAGTACCTTGATCGCGTCCTTGAGCGCCATCCTCCGCCCGCGCACTCTCTGCTTGATCTGGCCTGCGGCACTGGCACCGTGGCCCTCGCCTTCGCCCAGCGCGGTTGGGAGGTGTACGGCGTGGACGCCTCTCCCGAAATGCTCGAACGCGCCAGAGCCAAAGCCGCTGCGCTGGGACAATCCGTCGCCCTGAGCTGCCAGGATATGCGCCGCTTTGTGCTGCCGCACCCCGTAGCGCTGGTCACCTGCCTCTACGACAGCCTGAACTATATGCTCACCGAGTACGACCTGCGGCGGGCCCTCTCTGCCGCCGCTCAAGCCCTTTTGCCCGGCGGTCTGTTTGTGGCCGACGTCAACACCCGCTATGCCCTGGAGCACGGCTGGGGAAACAACTGCTTCTTCACTGAGGGCAAGAACCTGGCCATGGTGATGGACAGCTCCTGGGACCCCACGCGCGAGCTGTCTACAGTTCACCTGGTGGGGTTCATCCGCAACGACGCTGGCCTGTACGAGCGCTTTGACGAACAGCACGTCGAGGCAGCCTTCGATGACGCGACCATGCGCTGTGCCTTTGCCAGCGCGGGTCTGGAGGTGAACGCCGTCTACGAGTGCTTTACCTTCTCGTCAGCCAGCGCCGACGCCAATCGCCTGCTCTGGGTGGCAGGCACTCCTCCCGCGAAGCAGAATGGAGGTGGCTGAGATGGACCTTGTTCTGCGCTTCCTGGGGATCCTGCTGGCCCTGGCCTATGTGCTCGAGCGAGCACGCTTCGCCTCCGTACGGCTGCGCTGGGTGGCCCTGGCCGGCGTGTGGGTAGTGTCGGTCTACACCATCATGCTCATTTTCCGCGATGGCCTGAGCCTGGGCCGGGTACTGCTGGTGGTTCTGGCGCCGC includes the following:
- a CDS encoding ferredoxin, encoding MTIKQLVVVADHSWPNIAEVLRALAALAARDGAVVLFDGNVHSGRLAEQLCASPAEVVRFVGGRVAAIDPTRCDGCGLCLSACRLCAIQRTDSGIAIDPAICEACQSCYYQCPIHAIDMLERDTGTWTRSTWAMGALFSARLDVGQPDSGKLLNVARLQARTAAMAARPATLIVAAPADQPEAVSSCLFGADLALLLVTSEQDLQGLGAQSAMAATARVRAMALDCASQGLEPLRGQVEAVCRDLALDLAVASPPLHRESTASPAAAQSVGSLSQAWPGIRRRLWVR
- the desVI gene encoding dTDP-3-amino-3,4,6-trideoxy-alpha-D-glucopyranose is translated as MMYERYAEVYDESGQIGFSLRMLEYLDRVLERHPPPAHSLLDLACGTGTVALAFAQRGWEVYGVDASPEMLERARAKAAALGQSVALSCQDMRRFVLPHPVALVTCLYDSLNYMLTEYDLRRALSAAAQALLPGGLFVADVNTRYALEHGWGNNCFFTEGKNLAMVMDSSWDPTRELSTVHLVGFIRNDAGLYERFDEQHVEAAFDDATMRCAFASAGLEVNAVYECFTFSSASADANRLLWVAGTPPAKQNGGG
- a CDS encoding putative ABC transporter ATP-binding protein; amino-acid sequence: MIDTELDQELNKARPAAATMRRILALAAPYPRTTVGFLLAVAVVSVLDSGYSMIRRAILDRYVMLGERTILAPALWAYLGTIFLEALCVLAFIYLVGMLGERIEYDLRRRLFSHLQDLSFSYFDRTPVGWLMARVTSDTERLAQLVTWGALDVVWGIVNIAASLTFMSIINWRLTLVVIASLPVLAWVAVQFSERILIEFRRVRRHNSMITASFNENITGVRVVKALGREKANLTEFSALTQQMHDSSYRAARLSALFLPAVEMISAVTAAAVMALTGWQSRVAGLTIGDVQAFVYLIASMLWPIQDLARVYAEMQHAVASAERIFGLLDTPPDIRDRPDAIDPGTILGDIEFDHVGFYYDADKPVLSDLSLSVRAGEMIALVGPTGGGKSTIVNLLCRFYEPRSGTIRFGGRDYLQLSLHAIQSRLGVVLQTPHLFSGTLRENIRYGRLSATDAEVEEAARMVGAAGFIQRMERGFDSPVGEGGQLLSVGQKQLISLCRAVLARPELLVMDEATSSVDTLTEALIQKGMETLLTGRTSFVIAHRLSTIKRADRILFIDGGRIVESGTHRELLRQRGRYYNLYTRQFRRDLESEQEEFGPGEAELLSQVS